Proteins encoded by one window of Babylonia areolata isolate BAREFJ2019XMU chromosome 8, ASM4173473v1, whole genome shotgun sequence:
- the LOC143285019 gene encoding uncharacterized protein LOC143285019 produces the protein MNSEHKFSPNLYGSRQQLMHQGHPGYDPYFAEGGDTTSLTFTEESDISPMSSTLNSQTHSHVSGMNADAISASSFSPSFPDSGTGGPHYSGNSITPSSARMISHLSAESPSVISPSSAVSPAIPSVSTACSSSASSPSGNTEEQNAGVSSTTTATGVKGNGAPVVKDEAYYEKRRKNNESAKRSRDSRARKAQEVLFRFQCEKHINQNLVKDVDDFLKKIHYKEIEIFRRPICSLEQDLGESNEQLRHYLRQKLEELTATDLSSNS, from the coding sequence atGAATTCGGAACACAAATTCTCTCCCAACCTGTATGGAAGCAGGCAGCAGTTGATGCACCAAGGCCATCCAGGGTATGACCCTTACTTCGCAGAGGGAGGTGACACTACATCTTTGACCTTCACAGAGGAAAGTGACATTTCACCCATGTCCTCAACACTGAACTCGCAGACACACAGTCACGTCAGTGGTATGAATGCTGATGCGATCAGTGCgagttctttctctccttcattcccGGACTCTGGAACTGGCGGTCCTCATTACAGTGGGAATTCCATTACTCCATCCTCCGCTCGTATGATCTCCCATCTTTCAGCAGAGTCCCCTTCTGTGATCTCCCCCAGTTCAGCAGTATCCCCTGCGATCCCCAGTGTTTCTACGGCGTGCTCCTCCAGTGCCAGCTCCCCAAGTGGGAATACCGAGGAGCAGAACGCTGGGGTATCCAGCACCACCACAGCTACAGGAGTTAAAGGAAATGGGGCACCTGTGGTGAAAGATGAGGCGTACTATGAAAAACGAAGGAAGAACAACGAGTCGGCCAAGCGATCCCGTGACAGCCGGGCACGCAAGGCTCAAGAGGTCCTCTTCCGTTTCCAGTGCGAGAAGCATATAAATCAGAATTTGGTTAAAGACGTCGATGACTTTCTGAAAAAAATTCATTACAAGGAAATAGAGATATTCCGTCGTCCCATTTGCAGTCTGGAACAAGACCTTGGAGAATCAAATGAACAACTCCGGCACTATCTTCGCCAGAAACTGGAGGAGTTAACAGCCACTGACCTGAGCTCCAATTCATGA